One part of the Mya arenaria isolate MELC-2E11 chromosome 3, ASM2691426v1 genome encodes these proteins:
- the LOC128228558 gene encoding alpha-protein kinase vwkA-like, whose amino-acid sequence MGAYQSHETYNSINTDVKDGKRYWARFVDKPFAKGASRLAFQGTLYGDGPRNGSKCVTKVFKSEYAQHFVQMAPDLAASKKALGYAEEFGRNYFRRIRNYIHENEIEFLIPLIAKMQYVSTFNVLWFIPYDTDSRYVKSNEHVSIEPFIEGQYDKFNSNGGYEKSIHELMTTFCHWTWYISGHKFMVCDLQGVKSGRKYILTDPAIHSYDCRFGNTDLGVVGMEMVLGNHNCNKLCRELGLNNPMTGLNMRSGPRSTTYSFQVTEEDLLRANRGSSRHFRPMSAIFEVNNL is encoded by the exons atgggCGCTTACCAATCTCACGAAACTTACAACTCGATCAACACTGATGTAAAAGATGGGAAAAGGTACTGGGCAAGATTTGTGGATAAGCCTTTTGCAAAGGGGGCAAGCCGTTTAGCATTTCAAGGGACACTGTACGGTGATGGACCAAGAAACGGGTCAAAATGCGTTACGAAGGTATTCAAATCGGAATACGCCCAGCATTTTGTTCAAATGGCACCAGACTTGGCGGCGAGTAAGAAAGCTCTTGGATATGCTGAAGAATTTGGCAGAAATTATTTCCGGCGAATTCGAAACTACATTCACGAGAATGAAATAGAATTCCTCATACCGCTCATAGCAAAAATGCAGTACGTCTCCACTTTCAACGTTTTGTGGTTTATCCCATACGATACGGATTCTAGATACGTGAAGTCCAACGAGCACGTGTCTATCGAGCCTTTCATCGAGGGCCAGTATGACAAATTCAACTCGAACGGAGGCTATGAAAAGAGCATCCACGAATTGATGACGACATTCTGCCACTGGACCTGGTACATCAGTGGTCACAAGTTCATGGTCTGTGACCTTCAG GGTGTGAAATCAGGACGGAAATACATCCTGACAGACCCTGCAATCCATTCTTATGACTGTCGTTTCGGTAACACAGACCTTGGTGTCGTCGGCATGGAGATGGTGCTGGGGAACCATAACTGTAACAAGCTATGCCGAGAATTGGGCCTTAACAACCCAATGACTGGCCTGAATATGCGCTCAGGGCCGAGATCTACTACCTACTCCTTTCAGGTGACAGAAGAAGATTTGCTGCGCGCAAACCGTGGGAGCAGCCGCCACTTCCGGCCCATGTCCGCCATATTTGAAGTTAATAACTTGTAA